From a single Pseudoalteromonas nigrifaciens genomic region:
- a CDS encoding alkene reductase → MNQSISDTSSLFSSVELGPYTLKNRIVMPPLTRSRSTQPGNIPNDLMATYYAQRASAGFMVTEGTQIEPRGQGYAWTPGIHSAAQIEGWKKVTQAVHAKGGIIFAQLWHVGRVSHTSLQPNEAKPIAPSAITADNVKVFIETGPGQGALSEPSTPRALSTDEVSELVNMYAQAAKNALEAGFDGVELHCANGYLVNQFISEHTNMRDDQYGGSLTNRLRFLKEIVTAVSAVVGADRLGVRFAPLFSSTDETRVYLGLVESDPQNTYIEAIKVLEQAGIAYLSIAEADWDNAPDLPEQFYKAARAQFSGRIIYAGKYTVDKALRILNNGYGDLFAFGRPFIANPDLPERIKQQWPLNEADAATMYGGTEVGYSDYPYYKNI, encoded by the coding sequence ATGAATCAATCTATTTCTGATACCAGCTCGTTATTTTCATCTGTAGAACTTGGCCCTTATACACTTAAAAACCGTATAGTAATGCCACCACTTACACGTTCTCGTAGCACCCAACCAGGTAATATTCCTAACGACTTAATGGCAACCTATTATGCGCAGCGTGCCAGCGCTGGTTTTATGGTTACCGAAGGCACGCAAATAGAGCCAAGAGGTCAAGGCTATGCATGGACTCCAGGTATACATTCTGCGGCGCAAATTGAAGGTTGGAAAAAAGTAACTCAAGCAGTGCATGCTAAAGGGGGCATTATATTTGCTCAACTGTGGCATGTTGGCCGTGTATCGCACACCAGTTTGCAACCTAATGAAGCCAAGCCAATAGCTCCTTCGGCAATTACAGCTGACAACGTTAAGGTGTTTATTGAAACCGGCCCAGGCCAAGGTGCTTTAAGTGAACCAAGTACACCGCGCGCTTTAAGTACTGATGAAGTGAGCGAGTTAGTTAATATGTATGCGCAAGCAGCAAAAAATGCATTAGAAGCCGGCTTTGACGGCGTTGAACTACATTGTGCTAATGGTTATTTAGTTAATCAGTTTATTTCAGAGCACACTAATATGCGTGACGATCAATATGGCGGCTCACTTACTAATCGTCTGCGTTTTTTAAAAGAAATTGTTACTGCTGTGAGCGCGGTTGTAGGCGCTGATCGTTTAGGCGTTCGCTTTGCACCACTATTTAGCAGCACAGATGAAACCCGCGTTTATTTGGGTTTGGTCGAGTCTGATCCACAAAACACCTACATAGAAGCGATTAAGGTACTTGAACAAGCAGGTATTGCTTACTTATCGATTGCTGAAGCCGATTGGGATAACGCACCTGATTTACCTGAGCAGTTTTACAAAGCAGCTAGAGCGCAGTTCTCTGGTCGAATTATATATGCAGGAAAATACACGGTAGATAAAGCACTGCGTATTTTAAATAATGGCTACGGTGACTTGTTTGCTTTTGGTCGGCCTTTTATTGCGAACCCCGATTTACCTGAGCGTATTAAACAACAATGGCCTTTAAATGAAGCTGATGCAGCCACTATGTATGGCGGCACAGAGGTTGGTTATAGTGATTATCCATACTATAAAAACATTTAA